One window from the genome of Atribacteraceae bacterium encodes:
- a CDS encoding secondary thiamine-phosphate synthase enzyme YjbQ produces MYREILITTRAREEFVNITSRVAEIVSTSQQPEGLCYIHVPHTTAGITINENADPDVTVDILEGLRRIVPASGYLHGEGNSPAHIKASLVGTSLVVMVEKGRLQMGTWQGIYLCEFDGPRQRRVWITVR; encoded by the coding sequence ATGTACAGGGAAATTTTGATTACCACCCGCGCCCGGGAGGAGTTCGTGAACATCACCTCCCGAGTGGCCGAAATAGTTTCGACTTCACAACAGCCGGAGGGTTTGTGTTATATCCATGTTCCGCATACCACTGCTGGAATCACCATTAACGAGAACGCCGATCCTGACGTAACCGTTGATATACTGGAGGGACTCCGCCGGATCGTCCCCGCGTCGGGCTATCTCCATGGTGAGGGGAATTCCCCGGCTCACATCAAAGCCTCCCTGGTCGGGACCTCGCTTGTGGTAATGGTCGAAAAGGGTCGGCTTCAGATGGGCACCTGGCAGGGCATTTACCTGTGCGAGTTCGACGGACCGAGGCAGCGCCGGGTATGGATAACGGTACGATGA
- a CDS encoding metal-sensing transcriptional repressor, translating to MNNPGPKHAKNLRMLQNARGQLDAVIRMINEDAYCIDISRQILAAISMLRKANSKVLHRHLETCLRTALETGNAAEKINELEAILAFMEKNL from the coding sequence ATGAACAACCCAGGCCCCAAACACGCGAAGAATCTCCGCATGCTCCAGAACGCTCGGGGACAGCTCGATGCCGTAATCCGCATGATCAACGAGGACGCCTACTGCATCGATATCTCCCGGCAGATCCTGGCGGCCATTTCCATGTTGCGCAAGGCCAATAGCAAAGTCCTCCACCGCCACCTGGAAACCTGTTTACGGACCGCCTTGGAAACCGGCAATGCGGCCGAAAAAATCAATGAACTGGAAGCTATCCTGGCCTTCATGGAAAAAAATCTGTAA